The window AAGAACAATAAGAACTCGAATTCTTATCGATACTGGAACTCAGAGCATAGGGGGGAAAGTCGATTTATGGATGGAATCAAATACGCAGTATTTACAGAAAAGAGTCTTCGTTTATTGGGAAAGAATCAATATACTTTTAATGTCGAATCGGGATTCACTAAGACAGAAATAAAGCATTGGGTCGAACTCTTCTTTGGTGTTAAGGTAGTAGCTGTGAATAGCCATCGACTACCCGGAAAGGGTAGAAGAATGGGACCTAT is drawn from Zea mays chloroplast, complete genome and contains these coding sequences:
- the rpl23 gene encoding ribosomal protein L23 yields the protein MDGIKYAVFTEKSLRLLGKNQYTFNVESGFTKTEIKHWVELFFGVKVVAVNSHRLPGKGRRMGPILGHTMHYRRMIITLQPGYSIPLLDRETN